GCCATTTGTAAATTAAATTTTTAATGTCCCCTTTGGGGATTTCTAGTTAAGTTGCTGTCATTTATAGACTAACTGACAAAAATATCGTGCGCGAAAATACCATTTTCCTTTTAATAAAAAAAGTAGAACTTTGTATTTTAATCGTCATCTAGTACAATAAGTTCGACCAAATCAATTTTAGTATTCGAGACTTCTAAAATGGTGAATTGAAAGTTGTCTATTTTTACGATTTCATTTTGAGCAGGAATTTCTTCGGTATGATTCACAATAAGGCCTCCCAGGGTTTCATAGTTCTCACTTTCAGGAAGTTCCAGTTTGTAATTTTCATTAATATAATCCACTTCTAAACGTGCAGAGAATTTATAGGTTTCATCATCTAGAACATCTTCAATAAGATCTACAGAATCGTGTTCATCTTCAATTTCACCAAACAATTCTTCAACAATATCTTCTACAGTCATGATACCCGAAGTACCTCCATACTCATCGAGCACCACGGCAATACTTCTTCTTTTTTTGGTAAGCACGCTAAGCACATCTTTAATCAGTACCGTTTCTGGAACGAATTCAACAGGGGTAATCATCGATTTGATGTTTGTAGATTTTCTAAACAACTCGAAGGAATGCACGTAGCCAATAACATCGTCGATGGTTTCTTTATATACCAAAATTTTAGTACGTCCCGTTTCGGTAAATAAAGCGTTTAATGATTTTATGGAATCGTTAATTTCAACGGCAATAATTTCTGTTCTAGGAATCATCACCTCTCTAGCTTTTACTTCCGAAAACTCTAGGGCATTTTGAAAAATCTGAATCTCACTATCGACATCATCATGCGCTTCAACAGACTGCATTTGCTCACTAATATAGTTTCCTAACTCCACTTTGGTAAATGCCAATTGTATTTGATCGCCTTCCGTTTTAAAAAACACTTTTAAAATGATATCGGAAATCCAAATCACAAAATCGGACACCAACGAGAAAAAGAAATAGAAAAAATAAGCAGGAATAGCCAAAGCTTTAATGAGGCTATTGGCATAAATTTGAAAAAAAACTTTAGGCAAAAACTCGGCTGTAATTAATATTACTAAAGTTGAAATAATGGTTTGTGAGAGCAAACTTAAATCGGTTAATAAATAATCTAGAAAACCATAAGATGTAGGTAGAAGCGATTGAAACCAACTTACTAATAAATCGCCCATAAAAAAACCATATACAACCAAGGCAATGTTATTACCAATAAGCATGGTAGTAATAAACTTTGATGGTTTGGCGGTAAGTTTTCTTAAAACCCGTGCCAATACGCCATCTTGCTTCTTTTCAATCTCGACATGGATTTTGTTTGAAGACACATAAGCAATCTCCATACCTGAGAAAAAAGCAGAAAGTATTAAAGATGCAATTATAATAATTACATAAACGCTCATTTACTTGG
This genomic interval from Tamlana carrageenivorans contains the following:
- a CDS encoding hemolysin family protein, whose protein sequence is MSVYVIIIIASLILSAFFSGMEIAYVSSNKIHVEIEKKQDGVLARVLRKLTAKPSKFITTMLIGNNIALVVYGFFMGDLLVSWFQSLLPTSYGFLDYLLTDLSLLSQTIISTLVILITAEFLPKVFFQIYANSLIKALAIPAYFFYFFFSLVSDFVIWISDIILKVFFKTEGDQIQLAFTKVELGNYISEQMQSVEAHDDVDSEIQIFQNALEFSEVKAREVMIPRTEIIAVEINDSIKSLNALFTETGRTKILVYKETIDDVIGYVHSFELFRKSTNIKSMITPVEFVPETVLIKDVLSVLTKKRRSIAVVLDEYGGTSGIMTVEDIVEELFGEIEDEHDSVDLIEDVLDDETYKFSARLEVDYINENYKLELPESENYETLGGLIVNHTEEIPAQNEIVKIDNFQFTILEVSNTKIDLVELIVLDDD